In Candidatus Persebacteraceae bacterium Df01, a genomic segment contains:
- a CDS encoding aminomethyltransferase family protein encodes MLEKTVTPRFIRESQRVYHPGITALPTGTERYEVAGAGLLVLRLFSGDTLRLVDVEGGQPAEIVPFRPQGDCDSGLLDTAANGRAEGLKKMLAYGNRLQTVLDKTGINLNSAVSIDCFGKESPAGVEAVFVASNDAFVVIAAPGDNMIVDESHPPTPLLAFVERAHTAAENISPPLPEPLAEPKLDCRVHSATAKAYRVNAGDWIQLIDVEGRQCADFQAFSLAALEKGKERCLDLTVSRTLMRRAYPTPGVHAKYYDYNFEPLVEIVQDTCNRHDAFGIACCAKYYEDMGYPGHVNCSDNFNTELEPYGVEPRQGWMAMNFFFNTNIDCGENFCSDEPWSRPGDYVLLRALTDLVCVSSACPDDIDPANGWNPTDIHLRTYDKSLRARRSVWFRKRPDSEAEMTKETGFHPRTAALTREFVESNGYWLPAGFSARGALDEYWACREKAVAVDLSVLRKFEIVGPDAEALLQYCLTRNMRRLAVGQVVYTAMCYDTGTMIDDGTVFRLGDDVFRWVGGNDYGGEWLRKQAAKLELNVLVKTSTDHLHNLSVQGPLSRDILRDIIWTHPHQPALTELTWFRFTIGRLGDERGLPVLVSRTGYTGELGYEIFCHPTDAPAVWDKVMAAGAPHGIVPMGLTALDMVRVEAGLIFAGHEFDDQTDPYEAGIGFAVPAQKNDDFIGRDALLRRCENPQRVLVGLELAGEELALHGDCVRVGRQQVGIVTSAVRSPLLGKNLALCRIAIEYADIGTQVEVGKLDGHQKRIPAVVVKFPFYDPEKKRPRA; translated from the coding sequence ATGTTAGAAAAAACCGTCACGCCTCGTTTTATACGAGAGTCACAACGTGTGTATCATCCTGGAATTACGGCGTTACCAACCGGCACGGAGCGTTATGAAGTTGCCGGTGCTGGATTGTTGGTATTACGTTTGTTTAGTGGCGATACGTTGCGGCTGGTAGATGTTGAAGGTGGTCAGCCAGCGGAAATTGTGCCCTTTCGTCCACAAGGAGACTGTGATTCGGGCTTGCTTGACACCGCAGCTAATGGTCGTGCCGAGGGGCTAAAAAAAATGCTTGCGTATGGTAATCGCTTACAGACTGTGTTGGATAAAACCGGCATTAATTTAAATAGTGCTGTTTCTATTGATTGCTTTGGCAAAGAAAGTCCAGCCGGTGTCGAAGCTGTTTTTGTTGCGAGTAATGACGCGTTTGTTGTTATCGCTGCGCCGGGGGATAACATGATAGTGGATGAATCTCATCCACCTACGCCTTTGCTGGCGTTTGTTGAGCGCGCTCACACTGCTGCTGAAAATATTTCTCCGCCGTTGCCCGAACCTTTAGCGGAGCCAAAGCTGGATTGCCGCGTGCACAGCGCTACTGCCAAGGCTTACCGCGTTAATGCGGGCGATTGGATTCAGCTTATTGATGTGGAAGGTCGCCAATGCGCTGATTTTCAAGCGTTCTCTCTGGCAGCATTGGAAAAAGGTAAGGAGCGCTGTTTGGATTTGACTGTCAGCCGGACGCTTATGAGGCGCGCATATCCGACGCCGGGAGTGCATGCCAAATATTATGATTACAATTTTGAGCCGCTGGTAGAAATTGTGCAGGACACTTGCAACCGCCATGATGCTTTTGGTATCGCTTGTTGTGCTAAATATTATGAAGATATGGGCTATCCTGGGCACGTTAATTGTTCTGATAATTTTAATACTGAGCTTGAGCCTTATGGAGTGGAGCCGCGGCAAGGCTGGATGGCGATGAATTTCTTTTTTAATACGAATATAGACTGCGGCGAAAATTTTTGTTCGGATGAGCCGTGGTCGCGTCCCGGTGACTATGTTTTACTGCGGGCATTGACTGACTTGGTGTGCGTGTCATCTGCTTGCCCGGATGATATAGATCCAGCCAACGGCTGGAATCCGACAGACATACACCTTCGTACTTATGATAAATCGTTGCGTGCTCGCCGTTCGGTGTGGTTTCGCAAGCGTCCCGATTCGGAGGCGGAAATGACAAAAGAGACTGGATTTCATCCTCGTACGGCAGCACTGACGAGGGAATTTGTTGAAAGTAATGGCTATTGGCTTCCGGCGGGTTTTTCTGCTCGTGGGGCGCTGGACGAATATTGGGCTTGCCGTGAAAAGGCCGTGGCCGTTGACCTATCGGTATTGCGTAAATTTGAAATTGTTGGTCCGGATGCGGAAGCACTGCTGCAGTACTGCCTGACGCGTAACATGCGGCGGCTTGCTGTCGGTCAAGTGGTGTACACCGCTATGTGTTATGACACCGGAACGATGATAGATGATGGTACGGTATTTCGTTTAGGCGACGATGTGTTTCGCTGGGTTGGAGGTAATGATTATGGCGGTGAGTGGTTGCGCAAACAAGCAGCAAAATTGGAACTGAATGTTTTGGTTAAAACTTCTACTGACCATTTGCACAATTTATCGGTACAGGGGCCGTTAAGCCGAGATATTTTGCGTGACATCATATGGACGCATCCGCATCAACCAGCGTTGACGGAATTAACATGGTTTCGTTTTACTATAGGGCGGTTGGGTGATGAGCGCGGATTGCCGGTGTTGGTATCGCGTACGGGTTATACTGGTGAGTTGGGGTATGAGATTTTCTGTCACCCAACAGACGCGCCGGCGGTGTGGGATAAAGTTATGGCAGCCGGAGCACCACACGGTATCGTGCCGATGGGATTGACGGCGCTAGATATGGTTCGTGTGGAGGCGGGATTGATTTTCGCTGGCCATGAATTTGATGACCAGACGGATCCTTATGAAGCTGGAATCGGTTTTGCAGTACCTGCGCAAAAAAATGACGATTTTATTGGTCGCGATGCTTTGTTGCGCCGCTGTGAAAATCCGCAACGCGTACTTGTTGGATTGGAGTTGGCGGGAGAAGAATTGGCATTGCACGGTGATTGTGTGCGCGTCGGTCGCCAACAGGTGGGCATTGTTACTAGTGCCGTGCGCTCGCCGTTGTTGGGTAAAAATTTGGCATTGTGCCGTATCGCCATCGAGTATGCGGACATTGGTACTCAAGTAGAAGTCGGTAAATTAGACGGTCATCAAAAACGCATTCCGGCTGTGGTGGTTAAATTTCCTTTTTATGATCCGGAAAAGAAAAGACCGCGTGCTTAG
- a CDS encoding CopD family protein yields the protein MFMLTIKVLHIAAVVFWYAGLLYLPRLFVYHTEAEDDISRQRFCLMESRLYWRIMLPSMVVTLICGLLLLPNYQGGWIGIKLLLVLLLVLYHIYCGVVVRRFVIGGTPHSGRFFRIFNEIPPLVLLVVVWLVVVKPF from the coding sequence ATATTTATGTTGACGATTAAAGTGCTTCATATTGCCGCCGTTGTCTTCTGGTACGCGGGACTACTATATTTGCCGCGGTTATTTGTGTATCATACGGAAGCCGAAGATGACATCAGCCGCCAGCGTTTTTGCCTTATGGAATCGCGATTGTATTGGCGTATTATGTTGCCGTCAATGGTGGTGACGTTAATTTGTGGATTGTTGTTGCTGCCAAATTATCAAGGAGGATGGATTGGTATAAAACTGCTGCTGGTGCTGCTGCTGGTGTTATATCATATTTATTGTGGCGTTGTAGTGCGGCGTTTTGTCATAGGCGGGACGCCACACAGTGGGCGATTTTTTCGGATTTTTAATGAAATTCCGCCGTTGGTGTTGTTAGTTGTTGTCTGGTTGGTTGTTGTCAAACCGTTTTAG
- a CDS encoding bifunctional 2-methylcitrate dehydratase/aconitate hydratase gives MSNQSDSNIRPQPDADIIRIMDYVYRSTPSAPALQTAQLCLMDSIGCALMALSYDACTRHLGPIVPGATLADGARVIGTTHQLDPVKAAFDNGALIRWLDFNDTWLAAEWGHPSDNLGGILATADYLSRRGGELTVADVLEMMVKAHEIQGVLALENSFNRVGLDHVVLVKVASTAVCARLLGANKEQAVAAISHAWADGQSLRVYRHAPNTGSRKSWAAGDATSRGLRLALMAMAGETSIPGALSAPTWGFSDVSFGGNPLVVNREYGSYVMENILFKVSFPAEFHAQTAAECAMRLHTSVANKINDIARVRIETQESAVRIISKTGPLHNPADRDHCIQYMTAVPLIFGRLTAADYEDTIADNPLIDSLRDKMEVVENTQYSRDYLNPDKRSIANAVQVFFKDGTASERIEIEYPLGHKRRRQESIPHLQAKFAGALESIFTPPHCAKIVGLFADDARLHQLPVRDFCDLLATGKN, from the coding sequence ATGTCTAACCAGTCTGATTCCAATATTCGTCCACAGCCAGACGCCGACATCATTCGTATCATGGACTACGTTTATCGTAGCACACCGTCTGCGCCCGCTTTACAAACAGCACAACTGTGCCTGATGGACAGCATTGGCTGCGCTTTAATGGCGTTGTCGTATGATGCCTGCACGCGCCATTTAGGACCCATCGTGCCGGGAGCAACGCTTGCGGACGGCGCACGAGTGATTGGTACAACGCATCAACTAGATCCAGTAAAGGCAGCCTTTGACAATGGTGCGCTTATTCGCTGGCTGGACTTTAACGATACATGGCTAGCAGCAGAGTGGGGACACCCGTCCGATAATCTAGGCGGCATTTTAGCTACTGCTGATTATCTGTCTCGTCGTGGTGGCGAATTAACCGTAGCCGATGTACTGGAAATGATGGTTAAAGCACACGAAATTCAGGGAGTTCTAGCTCTGGAAAACAGTTTCAATCGTGTTGGCTTAGACCACGTAGTTCTAGTGAAAGTGGCTTCTACCGCTGTGTGTGCCCGCTTGCTGGGCGCCAACAAAGAACAAGCCGTTGCCGCCATATCGCACGCATGGGCTGACGGGCAGTCATTACGCGTGTATCGTCATGCACCCAACACAGGCAGCCGTAAATCATGGGCGGCGGGAGATGCCACTAGCCGCGGTTTGCGTTTGGCACTCATGGCAATGGCGGGAGAAACGTCCATCCCTGGAGCACTGAGCGCGCCAACGTGGGGATTTTCCGATGTATCTTTTGGTGGAAACCCCTTGGTTGTTAATCGAGAATATGGTTCTTACGTGATGGAAAATATATTGTTTAAGGTGTCTTTTCCAGCAGAATTTCACGCTCAAACTGCTGCTGAATGTGCCATGCGGCTGCATACATCCGTCGCTAATAAAATAAACGACATTGCGCGAGTGCGTATTGAAACGCAAGAGTCCGCCGTGCGCATTATCAGCAAAACAGGTCCTCTGCATAACCCAGCAGACCGCGACCACTGCATTCAATACATGACTGCTGTGCCACTGATTTTTGGCCGCCTCACCGCCGCTGACTATGAGGATACAATCGCCGACAATCCATTAATTGACTCTTTACGCGACAAAATGGAAGTGGTGGAAAATACTCAATACAGCCGCGACTACCTAAATCCAGATAAACGCTCCATTGCCAATGCTGTACAGGTATTTTTTAAAGACGGGACAGCGAGCGAACGGATAGAAATAGAATATCCGCTCGGACACAAACGGCGACGGCAAGAAAGCATCCCACACTTACAAGCCAAATTTGCCGGCGCTTTGGAGTCGATTTTTACGCCACCACATTGTGCAAAAATTGTTGGTCTATTTGCCGATGACGCGCGCCTACACCAATTACCAGTACGCGATTTTTGCGATTTGTTGGCGACAGGAAAAAATTAA
- a CDS encoding mandelate racemase/muconate lactonizing enzyme family protein encodes MKITDAKTFVVANPPPSRGGSYWVFVKLTTDNGISGVGELYGAPFHPQALEAMIADVCERHVFGSDPFATERLYRIVYSRNYTQRPDASLVAVLSAVETACWDIVGKALEQPVCRLLGGPVRERLRSYSYLYPEDGDTGCVYTDSDLAAERATAYVKHGFTAVKFDPIDTYSAFDPRQLSLAELSRAETIVRKMREAVGDSCDLLIGTHGQMTPAAALRLARRLEPYDPLWLEEPVPPENPTAMAKVAQATRIPIATGERLCTKQEFARLLEAGGAAILQPALGRMGGIGEMKKVAALAETYYTQLAPHCYCGPIEAAANIHLAAAIPNFLILESIHTFGGFHADILSVPLQWEDGYVTVPTAPGLGVELNESVANAHPYNDDALHLTPCNTPD; translated from the coding sequence ATGAAAATCACTGACGCTAAAACATTTGTTGTTGCAAATCCGCCACCGTCAAGGGGAGGAAGCTATTGGGTATTTGTCAAACTCACTACCGACAACGGTATCAGCGGTGTCGGCGAATTGTACGGTGCACCATTTCATCCGCAGGCATTGGAAGCAATGATTGCCGATGTTTGTGAACGTCATGTATTTGGTTCTGATCCATTTGCCACTGAACGACTGTACCGTATTGTGTATTCGCGTAATTACACGCAACGTCCGGACGCGTCGTTGGTTGCTGTATTGAGTGCGGTGGAGACTGCCTGTTGGGACATAGTTGGTAAAGCGCTGGAACAACCGGTATGTCGATTGCTGGGAGGGCCAGTGCGCGAACGGCTGCGTAGCTATTCTTATCTTTATCCTGAAGACGGCGATACCGGCTGCGTGTACACTGATTCTGATTTAGCTGCCGAACGAGCGACGGCATATGTCAAGCACGGTTTTACCGCTGTCAAATTTGACCCGATTGATACTTATAGTGCTTTTGATCCGCGCCAGTTGTCATTGGCAGAACTCAGTCGCGCTGAAACGATAGTGCGAAAAATGCGTGAGGCAGTGGGCGATTCTTGCGATTTACTTATTGGGACGCATGGACAAATGACACCGGCAGCAGCGCTGAGATTGGCGCGCCGGCTGGAGCCATATGATCCGCTATGGCTGGAAGAACCAGTGCCTCCAGAAAACCCTACTGCCATGGCAAAAGTAGCGCAGGCGACACGTATTCCTATTGCTACTGGTGAGCGTCTTTGCACTAAACAAGAGTTTGCCCGTCTGCTGGAAGCTGGGGGTGCAGCTATTTTGCAGCCGGCGTTGGGGCGCATGGGTGGTATCGGAGAAATGAAAAAAGTTGCCGCTTTGGCCGAAACCTACTATACGCAATTGGCACCACACTGTTATTGTGGTCCCATAGAAGCGGCGGCAAATATTCACTTGGCCGCTGCGATACCTAATTTTCTTATATTAGAAAGTATTCATACATTTGGTGGGTTCCATGCCGATATTCTTAGTGTTCCATTGCAGTGGGAAGATGGTTATGTTACCGTTCCTACCGCACCCGGCTTGGGAGTAGAACTGAACGAAAGTGTTGCCAATGCGCATCCTTATAATGATGATGCACTGCACCTTACGCCTTGCAATACACCCGATTAA
- the nhaA gene encoding Na+/H+ antiporter NhaA: MPIKRAYQTLSHFFATEIAGGICLFIAALLAMLMANSELRSAYAHFLHVPIGVVLGEQTFSLSLTHFINDGLMALFFLLVGLEIKRELVEGELSSRAQAMLPAVAAAGGMAGPALIYAFFNWDDSIAMRGWAIPTATDIAFSLGVLSLLGKRVPLALKVFLLAVAVIDDLGAIAIIAVFYTSDLSTVPLLLSLLIIVGLGTLNRYEVCSRTPYLLLGGILWVCVLQSGVHATLAGVAVAFTVPLRMTGNKKSPLPKLEHDLHTMVTFLILPLFAFANAGVNFSGLSPSVLLNPLPLGITMGLLAGKAIGITGTVWLMVKSGAATLPRDCSWLAMMGLSLLCGIGFTVSLFIGNLAFAEGNLDMVNFVKLGVIFGSSIAGVLGYLMLRFIALPSLSLDK; the protein is encoded by the coding sequence ATGCCAATAAAGCGCGCCTATCAGACGCTTTCACACTTTTTTGCGACAGAAATTGCCGGCGGAATTTGCCTATTTATTGCCGCTTTATTAGCTATGTTAATGGCCAACAGCGAGCTCCGTTCCGCTTACGCGCATTTTTTGCACGTGCCGATTGGCGTGGTACTGGGCGAGCAGACTTTTTCTCTTTCTTTGACGCACTTTATCAACGACGGTCTTATGGCGCTTTTCTTTTTGCTGGTGGGATTAGAAATTAAGCGTGAGTTAGTAGAAGGCGAATTGTCTTCACGGGCGCAAGCAATGTTGCCAGCGGTTGCGGCGGCAGGTGGGATGGCAGGACCAGCACTCATTTATGCCTTTTTCAATTGGGATGATTCAATCGCTATGCGCGGTTGGGCAATCCCCACCGCCACCGACATCGCATTCTCGCTGGGTGTATTGTCATTGTTGGGCAAACGAGTGCCATTGGCGCTCAAAGTTTTTCTTTTGGCAGTGGCAGTTATTGACGATTTAGGCGCAATTGCGATTATCGCGGTTTTTTATACCAGCGACTTGTCAACAGTGCCTCTGCTGCTGTCACTATTGATTATTGTCGGTTTGGGGACTCTTAATCGATATGAAGTTTGTTCACGAACACCATATCTGTTGCTGGGAGGAATTTTGTGGGTTTGCGTACTGCAATCCGGTGTACACGCCACGTTGGCTGGGGTAGCTGTTGCTTTTACTGTACCACTACGGATGACTGGAAACAAAAAATCACCATTGCCGAAGCTGGAACACGATTTGCACACAATGGTAACTTTTTTAATTTTGCCTCTTTTTGCCTTTGCCAACGCCGGCGTCAATTTTTCCGGCTTATCACCGTCGGTATTACTCAATCCGCTGCCGTTGGGTATCACAATGGGGCTCTTGGCGGGCAAGGCCATCGGCATCACCGGCACCGTATGGCTGATGGTCAAAAGTGGCGCCGCAACATTACCGCGCGACTGCTCGTGGCTGGCGATGATGGGACTTTCCCTGCTGTGCGGAATTGGTTTTACAGTGTCTTTGTTTATCGGTAACCTAGCGTTTGCCGAAGGCAACCTTGATATGGTGAACTTTGTCAAACTTGGTGTGATTTTTGGTTCATCCATTGCTGGTGTGTTAGGATATTTAATGTTGCGTTTCATCGCTTTACCCAGTTTATCCCTTGATAAATAG